The genomic DNA TGTGCTCCGACTCCTGGCCAAATAACGATTCATCCATCACGGCACTTTTTTAGCACATCGGGTGCCGGGGCAAGCTTGAGTGTGCAAAATCGAATTACGAGAAATCGAAAAAGTAGAAATTCAACACCGCGGATAAGACACATGCGCCACCAAATGCCGAAGCCAAATTAGGCACCGTTAGCCGGAAACGTCGGCACCACCATTCTGCGACTGGGTAGACCAGTGCCATCGAGAGAAGAACCGCAGTACGAAACGCCCGTGGGTGGCCGCTCGCCAGCATCACCGGCAATAGAAAATTGAGGATCAACGCATGCAGCGGCGTCAGCAGCAGGAACAAAACCCAAGTCCATTTAAGACGTTCTTTGCTCATTTGCTCCCGACGTTCACGACGGCTGCGTAGCTCTTGAGTCCGTGATTCGGTGTCATCCATGGAGGCGATCTTACTCGGATCGAGCCGCACACCCTTGGGTCTGTTTTCGGATGGTTTCATCATTTATTCCCGCCCCAGTAGCTCGCGGTCCAGTTCGTGCACGAGCTCCACATTCTTTTGTTTGCGCATGAAATACATCGAACTGCCGCCAAGCAGGACAAACAAAGCCGCCGCAAAGAACGCCCGGTGGAAGATAAACCCCAGCACCACCGTCGCCGCAATCATGACTAGTATCACCTGCAAAATACTCGCTAACCCCGACCGCAAGATGTCGGCTTTCAGCAAGGTCACTTCACGCTGGAACTGCTCGAAGCTCATCGTGGGATGCTTCGAGTCATGGGCAGTAAACGCCTCGCCCCGCGCACTTGGATTCGGCGGAAACCGTCTGCGCAACTCCGTTAGCCGCTCAATTTGATCTGGTCGTATAACGGACATCGCGTGATTCAAGCGGGTGAGTCAACCACTGGCAAACATCGTTTCACCGCAATCATCACGATCTCGCGACCCAAGAGACAAATACTCGGATTAAGGCAAAAAGAACTAACCATATAGGCCATACCCTTTAGGTTTGACCATCGGTTAATCATACCAGTAATAAAACTCCTCTCATGAAAAAGCATATTATTCCTATTATACTACTATCCCTCGTTTCAACGGCTCAGGCTGCCTTAACGATCTACATATATGACACAGGGCCTAACTTGGGTGTTACCGCGACTGGTCAGCTTGATTTAACGGGCCTGACCTATTCGGGCACATTAAATAGCTACAGCGGAGACTTCATCGCCACCGCCGGCCCCAATGTGGTCAACATTGCCCTTGGAGCTAGCTTTGATTTCTACACCGACTTCATTTCCTACCCGGCAAATTTCGGTGCTGGCGTCGGGTCAGTATCAGGCCCCGGAGCCGTGGGAGACACCTTCTTCGTTCAAGGTGATGAAGGCGGCGGCTTTACGCCCTTCGTGGGTGTGCCGGTAGGCTACAGTTCAGCCCCCTACGTACTGAATTTCAGCAAGGTTTATTCTGGGCAAAGCATTGCCAGCCTCATGGCCGTCCCGGGAACCTACAGCTGGATTTGGGGCGCTGACTCGGTCAATGTCCTGATCGGGACAACGCCTCCCATCACGCCGGTGCCCGAACCAGCAGCCATCATTTCCATGATCGGCTTTAGCTCACTGGCTGGAATCCTTTGGATGCGCCGGAAACGCAAAAGCAAGCAATCCGCGTAACTCCGCACCACATAGTTTAAACAGCCAAGGCTTCCCCATCGGAAGCCTTGGCCTTTTTCCGACCAAATGCAGAACAGTTATACGCAAAACTCATTCCCCCTTGACGCTGTGGCGCTCAGGGGTCTAATTTGGAATGTTTCTAAATAGATTGATCATGGGCAAAACGCTTTTTCATAAAGTCTGGGAAGACCACGCCGTACGCAAACTGCCAAACGGCCAAACGCAGCTGTTAATCGGCACGCACCTCATCCACGAGGTGACCTCGCCGCAAGCCTTCGGCATGCTTCGTGACCTGGGTGCCACCGTCAAGTATCCCCAGCGCACCTTCGCCACCGTCGACCACATCGTGCCGACCAACGAAGCGATCGAGCCCTACAGCGACCCGCTCGCCCAAGCCATGATTGAAGAGCTGCGCAAGAACTGCGCGGACAACGGCATCACTTTCTTTGACACCAACACCGGCAAGCAGGGCGTCGTCCACATCGTCGGCCCCGAGCAGGGCATCACCCAGCCCGGCACCACCATTGCTTGTGGTGACAGCCATACGGCCACCCACGGCGCATTCGGCGCAATCGCCTTCGGCATCGGCACCAGCCAGGTCCGCGATGTATTGGCCACCCAGACCCTCGCCTTGAACGCACTCAAGGTGCGCCGCATCAACGTCAATGGTCAGCTCGGCCCCGGCGTCTATGCGAAGGACGTCATCTTGCACATCATCCGCCTGCTTGGCGTAAATGGCGGCCTCGGCTACGCCTACGAATACGGCGGCGAAGTCTTTGACAACTTCACGATGGAAGAGCGCATGACCGTGTGCAACATGTCCATCGAAGGCGGCGCACGCTGCGGCTATGTCAACCCGGACGAAACGACCTTCGAGTATCTCAAGGGCCGCCCCTACTCGCCCAAGGGCGCTGAGTGGGATGCCGCCGTCGCCAAGTGGAAGGCCTACGCCTCCGACGCCGACGCCGAATACGACGACGTGTTCAACATCGACGCTGCCGACATCAAGCCGACCGTCACCTGGGGCATCAATCCTGCGCAGGCCATTTTCGTCGACGAAAACATGCCGATGCTCGACTCCCTCAGCTCACACGACCGCGCCACTGCCGAGGAAGCCTACGAATACATGAGCCTCACTGAGGGTGCTCCGATTCGCGGCCAAAAGATCGACGTCGCGTTCATCGGCTCCTGCACCAACGGCCGCCTGAGTGACTTCGAGGAAGTCGCCCAATACGTAAAGGGCAAGAAAGTCGCCCCGCATGTGAAGGCTATCGTCGTTCCCGGCTCGCAAGTCGTCGCGGCTATCGCGATCGAGAAGGGCCTCGACAAAGTCTTTACCGAAGCCGGCTTTGAATGGCGCGGTGCCGGTTGCTCCATGTGCCTGGCCATGAACCCGGACAAGCTCATCGGCAACCAACTTTGCGCCAGCTCCT from Cerasicoccus sp. TK19100 includes the following:
- a CDS encoding PEP-CTERM sorting domain-containing protein, whose product is MKKHIIPIILLSLVSTAQAALTIYIYDTGPNLGVTATGQLDLTGLTYSGTLNSYSGDFIATAGPNVVNIALGASFDFYTDFISYPANFGAGVGSVSGPGAVGDTFFVQGDEGGGFTPFVGVPVGYSSAPYVLNFSKVYSGQSIASLMAVPGTYSWIWGADSVNVLIGTTPPITPVPEPAAIISMIGFSSLAGILWMRRKRKSKQSA
- the leuC gene encoding 3-isopropylmalate dehydratase large subunit, yielding MGKTLFHKVWEDHAVRKLPNGQTQLLIGTHLIHEVTSPQAFGMLRDLGATVKYPQRTFATVDHIVPTNEAIEPYSDPLAQAMIEELRKNCADNGITFFDTNTGKQGVVHIVGPEQGITQPGTTIACGDSHTATHGAFGAIAFGIGTSQVRDVLATQTLALNALKVRRINVNGQLGPGVYAKDVILHIIRLLGVNGGLGYAYEYGGEVFDNFTMEERMTVCNMSIEGGARCGYVNPDETTFEYLKGRPYSPKGAEWDAAVAKWKAYASDADAEYDDVFNIDAADIKPTVTWGINPAQAIFVDENMPMLDSLSSHDRATAEEAYEYMSLTEGAPIRGQKIDVAFIGSCTNGRLSDFEEVAQYVKGKKVAPHVKAIVVPGSQVVAAIAIEKGLDKVFTEAGFEWRGAGCSMCLAMNPDKLIGNQLCASSSNRNFKGRQGSPTGRTLLMSPVMVAAAAITGEVTDARELFQQVAEPVGV